In a genomic window of Azotosporobacter soli:
- a CDS encoding Tex family protein, giving the protein MIVQDIPNLIAQELRVRPAQVEATIRLLDDGNTIPFIARYRKEVTGELDEEALRTIVDRLQYLRNLAKRQEDILASIEEQGKLTEELSAAISATTKLQELEDLYLPYRPKKRTRAQAAREKGLEPLSELFLAQAPSVNGDILSLAAEYINTELGVETAEDALAGARDIIAELVAERADIRAQLRRMIWQQGEIATTLAVDEESGKAFLTYREYSEPVRRIPSHRILAVNRGESKDVLKVQLVVPQEQLLQFIHSKVVTGASLFQEQLTLAIADGYKRLLFPALEREIRGQLTENAEKQAIRVFGLNLRQLLLQQPLGGHTVLGLDPGFRTGCKAAVVNANGTVLATTTLFITLGAGQKAKGAVELLELLRKHNVTLVAIGNGTASYETEEFLAELIREHNLNLHYLITNEAGASVYSASKLAKDELPGLDVSLRGAVSIARRVQDPLAELVKIDPKSIGVGQYQHDVNQKELAGTLDSVVDSAVNHVGIDLNTASVELLKHVSGINATVAKNIVSFRDENGSFDSRKKLLKVPRLGQAAFTQCAGFLRIVAAKNPLDNTPVHPESYPLAESILSELGFAPTALADKQQLPAVQDAVAKSDAKSLAAALNAGEPTVRDILSAFAKPGRDPREDLPAPLTRKNLVTLAELTPGSVVRGTVHNVIDFGVFVDIGIKTNGLIHRSELSHKMFRHPLDIVSVGDILDVMILSVDEARGRIALSLKQVPAQKA; this is encoded by the coding sequence ATGATCGTACAAGATATTCCGAATTTGATCGCACAGGAGCTGCGCGTTCGTCCGGCTCAAGTCGAAGCCACGATCCGCTTGCTCGATGACGGCAACACGATTCCTTTCATCGCCCGTTACCGCAAAGAAGTAACCGGCGAACTCGACGAAGAAGCGCTACGCACTATTGTAGACCGCTTGCAATATTTGCGCAACCTAGCCAAACGCCAGGAAGACATTCTGGCCAGCATCGAAGAGCAGGGCAAGTTGACCGAGGAATTATCGGCTGCCATCAGCGCAACCACGAAACTGCAGGAGCTCGAAGACCTCTACCTGCCTTATCGACCTAAGAAAAGAACACGCGCGCAGGCGGCGCGCGAAAAAGGCCTGGAACCTCTCTCCGAGCTTTTCCTGGCGCAGGCTCCAAGCGTTAACGGCGATATACTCTCCCTTGCAGCCGAATACATCAACACCGAACTCGGCGTCGAGACGGCGGAAGACGCGCTCGCCGGCGCACGCGACATCATCGCGGAACTCGTAGCCGAACGCGCCGACATCCGCGCGCAGCTGCGCCGGATGATCTGGCAGCAGGGCGAAATCGCGACGACGCTCGCGGTCGATGAAGAATCGGGCAAGGCCTTTCTTACCTACCGCGAATACAGCGAACCGGTGCGCCGCATTCCCTCGCACCGCATCCTGGCGGTAAATCGCGGCGAAAGCAAGGACGTACTCAAAGTCCAGCTGGTCGTGCCGCAGGAACAATTGCTCCAGTTCATCCACAGCAAGGTAGTCACGGGCGCATCCCTCTTTCAGGAACAATTGACGCTGGCGATTGCCGACGGATATAAACGCCTGCTCTTCCCGGCGCTTGAACGCGAGATCCGCGGCCAACTGACAGAAAACGCCGAGAAACAGGCCATCCGGGTCTTCGGCCTGAACCTGCGCCAACTGCTTTTGCAGCAGCCCTTGGGCGGCCATACCGTACTGGGGCTCGATCCTGGTTTCCGTACCGGCTGCAAAGCGGCGGTCGTCAATGCAAACGGCACCGTTTTGGCAACCACAACGCTTTTCATTACGCTGGGCGCCGGTCAAAAGGCAAAGGGCGCGGTCGAACTGCTTGAACTTCTGCGCAAACATAACGTCACGCTTGTCGCAATCGGCAACGGCACGGCCTCTTACGAAACGGAAGAATTCCTTGCCGAACTGATCCGGGAGCACAACCTTAATCTGCACTATCTGATCACCAATGAAGCGGGCGCATCGGTCTATTCGGCTTCCAAGCTCGCAAAAGACGAACTGCCCGGTCTCGACGTCTCGCTGCGCGGCGCGGTTTCCATCGCCCGTCGCGTCCAGGATCCGCTGGCTGAGCTGGTAAAGATCGATCCGAAATCGATCGGCGTCGGTCAATACCAGCATGACGTGAATCAAAAAGAGCTGGCCGGCACACTCGACTCGGTCGTCGATTCGGCGGTCAACCATGTCGGCATCGACCTTAACACCGCCTCGGTTGAGCTGCTCAAGCACGTCTCAGGCATCAACGCGACCGTCGCGAAGAACATCGTTTCCTTCCGCGACGAGAACGGCAGCTTCGACAGTCGGAAAAAGCTTTTGAAAGTACCCCGCCTCGGTCAGGCGGCCTTTACGCAATGCGCCGGATTCCTGCGCATCGTCGCGGCAAAGAATCCGTTAGACAATACGCCCGTGCATCCGGAGTCCTATCCGCTGGCGGAAAGTATCCTGTCTGAACTCGGCTTCGCGCCGACCGCTTTGGCCGACAAGCAGCAACTGCCCGCCGTGCAGGACGCCGTCGCCAAAAGCGACGCCAAATCACTGGCCGCCGCACTGAACGCCGGCGAACCGACCGTGCGCGACATTTTGTCGGCCTTCGCAAAGCCCGGTCGCGATCCGCGCGAGGATCTGCCCGCACCTCTGACGCGCAAGAATCTTGTCACGCTGGCCGAACTCACGCCCGGCAGCGTCGTGCGCGGTACGGTGCACAACGTGATCGATTTCGGCGTATTCGTCGACATCGGCATCAAAACGAACGGCCTGATTCATCGCTCCGAGCTCAGCCATAAAATGTTCCGTCATCCGCTCGACATCGTTTCGGTCGGCGATATTCTCGACGTAATGATCCTGAGCGTCGACGAAGCGCGCGGCCGTATCGCACTCAGCCTGAAACAGGTGCCGGCGCAAAAAGCATAA
- a CDS encoding MATE family efflux transporter encodes MPDFNGYMRRRILALAWPVVLEMSWFMIVNLLVTAMVGRLGAVSLAAVGLATMVQFSSTMIFAAAGTGAAALVARASGAGDWPRVRLITGQAIVVSLCCGFLLTLIGWQLSAHVFGLVGAEEAVATLGGELLRIQFLSAPCLLLFSVGNAILRGIGKTRLTLLISFVAHSMNLSVSFLLINGIAVPTLGASGAAWGSCAAQTAGALAVFLVLFRQRSIRLRAKQMWPLRVNVMREILAISVPAGLEQLAMQGGRIVYTFLLAEIGAVQFAAHQIAMQVESISFLPGFAFSIAAMTLVGQNLGRSLSHRAEQYVWQTNRMALGSMTAMALIFFLFAEPLTRLFISDPDVVYWGSLCVKIAALEQPTIALTYVFAGALRGAGYTKWPMYITALGVWGVRIPVVYAALKIFHCDITAAWYITAADFLLRSLILWRRFRVGDWKRKELPQRD; translated from the coding sequence ATGCCTGATTTTAACGGATATATGCGTCGCCGCATTTTGGCGTTAGCCTGGCCGGTGGTGCTTGAGATGTCATGGTTCATGATCGTCAATCTTTTGGTCACCGCGATGGTCGGGCGCTTGGGCGCTGTTTCGCTCGCCGCGGTCGGTTTGGCGACGATGGTTCAGTTTTCCAGCACGATGATCTTTGCTGCGGCGGGAACGGGGGCGGCGGCGCTCGTTGCGCGGGCCAGCGGCGCAGGCGATTGGCCGCGGGTGCGCTTGATCACCGGTCAGGCGATTGTCGTCAGCCTTTGCTGCGGTTTTCTCCTGACGCTGATCGGCTGGCAACTTTCGGCGCACGTTTTCGGCCTTGTCGGCGCGGAAGAGGCGGTAGCGACGCTGGGCGGCGAACTGCTGAGGATTCAATTTCTCTCGGCGCCCTGCCTACTGCTCTTCTCGGTCGGTAATGCGATTCTGCGCGGCATCGGCAAGACGAGACTGACGCTCTTGATCAGCTTTGTCGCGCATAGCATGAACCTGAGCGTGAGCTTTCTTCTGATCAACGGCATTGCCGTGCCGACGCTTGGTGCGAGCGGTGCGGCCTGGGGCTCCTGCGCGGCGCAGACGGCAGGCGCGCTGGCTGTTTTTCTCGTCCTCTTCCGGCAGCGCAGCATCCGTTTACGCGCCAAGCAAATGTGGCCGCTGAGAGTGAACGTGATGCGCGAAATTCTGGCGATCAGCGTGCCTGCCGGACTGGAGCAATTGGCGATGCAGGGCGGGCGCATCGTCTATACCTTTTTGCTTGCCGAAATCGGCGCGGTTCAGTTTGCGGCGCATCAGATCGCGATGCAGGTCGAGTCGATCTCCTTTCTGCCGGGCTTCGCCTTTTCCATTGCGGCGATGACGCTGGTCGGGCAGAATCTTGGCCGAAGCTTGTCGCATCGGGCCGAACAGTACGTCTGGCAGACGAACCGCATGGCGCTAGGTAGCATGACCGCGATGGCGCTGATCTTTTTTCTCTTTGCCGAACCGCTGACGCGTCTATTCATCAGCGATCCGGACGTCGTCTATTGGGGCAGTCTGTGCGTCAAGATCGCCGCGCTGGAACAGCCGACGATCGCGCTGACGTATGTCTTCGCCGGTGCGCTGCGCGGCGCAGGCTATACGAAATGGCCGATGTATATTACTGCGCTCGGCGTTTGGGGTGTTCGCATCCCGGTCGTCTATGCGGCGCTGAAAATTTTTCACTGCGACATCACGGCAGCCTGGTACATCACCGCGGCGGACTTTTTGCTGCGCAGCCTGATCCTATGGCGACGCTTTCGCGTCGGCGACTGGAAACGAAAAGAACTGCCGCAAAGAGACTGA
- a CDS encoding HD-GYP domain-containing protein translates to MHISNASPGMILAQDIFDESGTLLLEKGIQLTTRYLKRLERLRISSLRVYDPIAEKLKERSAISAELRGEIELCFQSLYQLQTSRLPNPKLSTSYLKQLETLVGAAIEESKRQLPDILHIQIRQPEENEMTHAINVCLLSLITGLTLGLSRPELEELGIGALLHDIGKAVQLSNPPHNDIPDLHPLYGRNLLTLLARNVTACRIAAEHHERYDGSGFPLGRAREQLHPHAQIVAIANYFDNALRASLLSGTPRQEVLEEMMSKGNTLFDLRLLTTFLHAVPLFSVGNLVRLNTGETGYVTANHAHFPLRPQLHLPNEGGGRSIDLMQTSTLTICEVIEE, encoded by the coding sequence ATGCACATTAGCAACGCTTCGCCAGGCATGATCCTGGCCCAGGACATTTTTGACGAATCCGGCACGCTGCTCTTAGAAAAAGGCATCCAACTGACGACCCGTTATCTGAAACGCTTAGAACGTCTGCGCATCTCATCGCTGCGCGTCTATGATCCGATCGCCGAAAAACTAAAAGAACGTTCGGCGATTTCAGCCGAACTGCGCGGCGAGATCGAGCTTTGCTTCCAATCGCTTTACCAGCTGCAAACCAGCCGTCTGCCTAATCCGAAACTGAGCACCTCGTATCTAAAGCAACTGGAAACGTTGGTCGGCGCAGCAATCGAAGAAAGCAAACGCCAGTTGCCGGACATCTTGCACATTCAGATTCGCCAGCCAGAGGAAAACGAAATGACGCATGCGATCAACGTCTGCCTCTTGTCGTTGATTACCGGCCTTACCCTCGGTTTGTCCCGCCCGGAGCTTGAAGAACTTGGCATCGGCGCGTTGCTGCATGATATCGGCAAGGCGGTGCAGCTTTCCAATCCGCCGCACAACGACATCCCGGACCTGCACCCGCTCTACGGCCGCAATCTCCTGACGCTGCTGGCGCGCAACGTCACAGCCTGCCGCATTGCAGCCGAACATCATGAGCGCTACGACGGTTCCGGCTTTCCGCTCGGCCGCGCGCGCGAGCAACTGCATCCGCACGCACAGATTGTCGCGATCGCCAACTATTTCGACAATGCGCTGCGAGCTTCGCTCTTGAGCGGCACGCCGCGTCAGGAAGTCTTGGAGGAAATGATGTCCAAAGGAAATACGCTCTTTGATCTTCGTTTGTTGACGACCTTCCTCCATGCCGTACCGCTTTTTTCCGTCGGCAATCTCGTCCGCCTGAACACCGGCGAAACCGGCTACGTCACCGCTAATCACGCCCACTTTCCGCTGCGACCTCAGCTTCACTTGCCGAATGAAGGCGGCGGCCGCTCGATCGACCTTATGCAGACTTCCACATTGACGATTTGCGAAGTCATTGAAGAATAA
- a CDS encoding Fur family transcriptional regulator: protein MAICVTTMLRERGFKVTPQRLAIYNYLSSTKAHPNAETIFNDLQPVYPTMSLATVYKTMEILREIGLVQVLNIGEDSFRYDAFTENHPHVRCMSCGRVDDIDDIKAGKFVDDVASSTNYQLTGQQFYFFGVCPECQKQRKNPS from the coding sequence ATGGCAATTTGCGTTACGACTATGTTGCGTGAACGCGGCTTCAAAGTGACTCCGCAGCGACTGGCGATCTACAATTATCTTTCGTCTACGAAAGCCCATCCCAATGCTGAGACGATCTTTAATGATTTGCAGCCGGTGTATCCTACGATGAGTTTGGCGACTGTCTATAAAACAATGGAGATTCTGCGCGAAATCGGTCTGGTCCAGGTGCTCAATATTGGGGAAGATAGTTTCCGCTACGATGCCTTTACGGAGAATCATCCGCATGTCCGCTGCATGTCCTGCGGGCGCGTCGATGACATCGACGATATCAAGGCAGGAAAATTTGTCGATGATGTAGCATCTTCGACGAACTACCAGTTAACGGGGCAACAATTCTACTTCTTCGGCGTTTGTCCGGAGTGTCAGAAACAAAGAAAGAATCCGAGTTAG